Part of the Syntrophales bacterium genome, CCAGCCGTTCGCCGATACCGCCGAAAATAACGGTATGTTCACCAACGATATCACCGGCCCTTATAGTTTGAACGCCTATTTCATCTTTTGTCCGTGCTCCAATCATCCCTTTTCTTTCATAGACACCAACCTGATCCAGATCACGGTCGAGGGAGGCGGCGATAATCTGGGCCATCTTCACTGCCGTCCCGCTGGGTGCATCTTTTTTTAAGTTATGATGTGCTTCCACTATCTCTACATCAAAGTCATCTCCCAGGATACCGGCCACATCTTCCAGCACTTTAAACATTACATTCACACCAATACTCATATTAGGAGCAAGAACGCATCTTGTTTTTTCAGCTAATTTTCTTACCTTCCCCATCTCGTCCGGTGTAAATCCTGTGCTTCCAATCACGATAGCTGTATTATTTTCAGCCGCAATCCCAAGATGAACAAGAGATGTCTCATGATTCGTAAAATCTATGATGACATGCCCATTCCGGACACATTTTTGAATATCATCTTCTATTATTACGCCGGTTTTGTCCAGACCGAGTCTCTCCCCGACATCCTTACCAACAGACGGGTGACCCTTCATTTCCACGGCACCGGCTACATCTATTCCTTCAGTTTCGGAAATGAAGCTTATTATCCTGCTCCCCATCCTGCCGGCAGCGCCCGCAACGATCACTCTGACCATACTCAATCTCCCCAAAACCATAAATACTCAGCAAACAGCAACCAGCATGTTTTGCCCTGTTATTACCTAAAGCTGACGGCTGTTAGCTGAGCGCTTGTTTCAAATCAGTCCGTAATCTGACACAACCTTCCTCAACCTTTCATAATTGGCATCGGACATCTTCGGCAGGGGAAGTCTCAGTTCATATTCAATCTTCCCCATCATGGCAAGCGCCGCCTTTACGGGAATAGGATT contains:
- the dapB gene encoding 4-hydroxy-tetrahydrodipicolinate reductase, whose translation is MVRVIVAGAAGRMGSRIISFISETEGIDVAGAVEMKGHPSVGKDVGERLGLDKTGVIIEDDIQKCVRNGHVIIDFTNHETSLVHLGIAAENNTAIVIGSTGFTPDEMGKVRKLAEKTRCVLAPNMSIGVNVMFKVLEDVAGILGDDFDVEIVEAHHNLKKDAPSGTAVKMAQIIAASLDRDLDQVGVYERKGMIGARTKDEIGVQTIRAGDIVGEHTVIFGGIGERLEFIHKAHSRDNFAKGAIRAAMWIVDQKNGLYDMQDVLGLRD